One genomic region from Ptychodera flava strain L36383 chromosome 14, AS_Pfla_20210202, whole genome shotgun sequence encodes:
- the LOC139150261 gene encoding rho-related GTP-binding protein RhoU-like yields MPPYVQSTGPSGTMNSLIFQTRAADQLGDQLEQKVKCVLVGDGAVGKTSLIVSYTTNGYPTEYVPTAYDNYSVVVTVDNKPVQLQLCDTAGQDDFDSLRPLCYPQTDVFLLCFSVVSPTSFHNVVEKWVPEIRKHNKKTPILLVGTQSDLRNDVKVLIDLAAFHERPVSEEDAKTRAERIRAIGYVECSALTQKNLKEVFDTVIVTALKHQAQKLEKKKSKKMKKYRVSDTEHVKKGWKKLCCFV; encoded by the exons ATGCCGCCGTATGTGCAATCGACTGGTCCTTCAGGGACCATGAACAGTCTGATATTCCAAACTCGGGCCGCAGATCAGCTCGGAGACCAACTGGAACAGAAGGTCAAATGTGTACTCGTTGGTGACGGTGCAGTTGGCAAAACCAGTCTCATCGTCAGCTACACGACAAACGGCTACCCTACGGAATACGTACCCACGGCATACGATAATTACTCAG TTGTTGTAACAGTTGATAACAAACCGGTCCAGCTGCAGCTGTGTGATACGGCAGGCCAG GATGACTTCGATTCACTGCGACCGCTCTGCTATCCACAGACAGATGTTTTCCTACTGTGTTTCAGTGTTGTCTCACCAACATCATTTCACAATGTGGTGGAAAAGTGGGTTCCAGAGATCAGAAAACATAATAAAAAGACTCCCATCCTTCTGGTAGGCACCCAGAGTGATCTACGAAATGATGTCAAAGTACTTATAGACTTGGCTGCATTCCACGAAAGACCTGTCTCGGAAGAGGATGCCAAAACTCGGGCCGAAAGAATACGTGCAATAGGATACGTGGAGTGCTCAGCACTAACTCAAAAGAACTTGAAAGAAGTGTTTGACACAGTTATTGTGACGGCATTGAAGCACCAGGCACAGAAACTGGAAAAGAAgaaatcaaagaaaatgaaaaaatacagagTTAGTGACACTGAGCACGTAAAGAAGGGCTGGAAGAAGCTATGCTGTTTTGTGTAg